In a genomic window of Taeniopygia guttata chromosome 13, bTaeGut7.mat, whole genome shotgun sequence:
- the HMMR gene encoding hyaluronan mediated motility receptor isoform X2, protein MASARAPLRRHLHSDGSAGSGNLKPSDGAGSLLSSEARQGLRKQKGETSLSSEKSAPTPVIARRLTSFGSTPANGIVKTKKDFMLMKEKKKQKTLEKEIRALVRERGEQDKKLRALDEDLVKIEAKLSAAVQEKTSLSANVACLKKQLLELTRSNELLKSKLSEDGVQKKMSSLCMELMKLRNMRDAKEKTALAKQENMEMKLQEVQRNLEHSKGKVAQLQEKLSATEREKSEEKSDTEKLLEYITELSSVAETAEKYKLDVAQMEETLSKREQDIEILRNTLKAKEEESCKLMKELDERCQLLQQEKEKELSEAKGQFLSMNTEIEDLKIKIDLVEQEHQKLLQKHEEVVSQLQQEKESSASMQQKLLEFEDEVTSERHLLEEELNGTMKELNKLHAKEKKAEKLVKRLEQEIKSQGLELRQMEEELKRKNVELEQIKAMHSSAVLKTQEEHSNTLQELGKTIAEFESYKKTSAEEICSFKLENSSLREEVANLKKVGQENLQLLQEAEYTKNKANEEYARMLLEVQTKLALTEAEAERTKESCLAQMTKLQEKLEEQTEDLKRELEAERSRKTISEDVTSSLEKEIKTWRKLYEDLHNKVKPFQQQLDAFEAEKNALLEEHGAAQEELNKLSDAYAKLLGHQNMKQKIKHVMKLKEDNAHLKQDVSKLRALLAKEKQTNKHLQEQLCAVQGIKRFDPSKAFQHDSKENIPPKTPLKEGNKNKI, encoded by the exons GTGAGACAAGTCTGAGCAGTGAAAAGAGTGCACCCACCCCAGTAATTGCAAGGAGACTCACATCTTTTGGATCAACA CCGGCTAATGGGATTGTGAAGACTAAAAAAGATTTTATGCttatgaaagagaaaaagaaacagaagacaCTGGAGAAGGAG ATTCGTGCATTGGTGAGAGAACGTGGAGAACAGGATAAAAAACTTCGAGCTCTGGATGAAGATCTTGTTAAGATTGAAGCAAAACTGAGTGCTGCAGTTCAGGAGAAAACCTCTCTTTCAGCAAATGTTGCATGCCTGAAAAAACAGCTTCTGGAGTTAACAAGAAGCAACGAACTACTAAAGTCAAAG CTGTCTGAAGATGGTGTGCAGAAGAAAATGAGCAGCCTGTGCATGGAGTTGATGAAGCTCAGAAACATGAGGGATGCTAAAGAAAAG actgCACTGGCAAAGcaggaaaacatggaaatgAAGCTGCAGGAAGTGCAAAGGAATCTAGAGCATTCAAAAGGAAAAGTAGCACAGTTACAAGAAAAATT GTCTGCTACTGAGAGAGAGAAATCTGAAGAAAAGTCTGACACTGAAAAACTCTTGGAATATATTACGGAGCTCAG TAGTGTTGCAGAAACAGCTGAGAAATACAAACTAGATGTTGCCCAGATGGAGGAGACACTGAGTAAGAGAGAGCAAGATATTGAGATCCTGAGGAATACCCTCaaagcaaaagaggaagagtCATGTAAACTGATGAAAGAACTTGATGAGAGGTGTCAATTGCTTCAACAAGAGAAAG AGAAAGAGTTGTCTGAGGCCAAAGGACAATTCCTAAGTATGAATACTGAAATAGAagatctaaaaataaaaattgatttgGTGGAACAAGAACACCAAAAACTCCTCCAGAAACATGAGGAGGTCGTGTCTCAGCTGCAGCAAGAGAAG GAGTCATCTGCATCAATGCAGCAGAAGTTACTAGAGTTTGAAGATGAAGTAACAAGTGAGAGACATCTTCTGGAAGAAGAGCTGAATGGTACCATGAAGGAGCTGAATAAATTGCACGCGAAGGAGAAGAAGGCTGAAAAGTTGGTGAAGCGACTGGAACAAGAAATCAAATCCCAAGGTCTTGAACTCAGACAAATGGAAGAAGAGTTGAAAAG aaagaatGTAGAGTTGGAGCAAATCAAGGCAATGCATAGCAGCGCTGTATTGAAAACCCAAGAAGAGCACAGCAATACACTGCAGGAACTTGGAAAGACTATTGCTGAATTTGAAAG CTACAAGAAAACATCAGCTGAAGAAATTTGCAGTTTTAAACTGGAGAATTCCTCTCTGCGAGAAGAAGTTGCCAACCTAAAAAAAGTAGGCCAAGAGAATCTGCAGTTGCTTCAAGAAGCAGAATACactaaaaacaaagcaaatgaaGAATATGCAAG GATGCTTTTAGAAGTCCAGACCAAGCTTGCATTAacagaagcagaagcagagagGACAAAAGAGTCGTGCCTTGCACAAATGACTAAACTTCAGGAGAAACTTGAAGAGCAAACTGAAGATCTGAAAAGAGAACTTGAAGCAGAGCGATCAAG GAAAACCATAAGTGAAGATGTGACCTCTAGCTTAGAGAAAGAGATCAAGACCTGGCGTAAACTGTATGAAGATTTACATAACAAAGTTAAGCCTTTTCAG CAACAATTAGATGCTTTTGAAGCAGAGAAGAATGCTCTCCTGGAGGAGCATGGGGCAGCCCAAGAAGAACTGAATAAACTGAGTGATGCATATGCTAAGCTACTTGGCCACCAGAACATGAAGCAAAAAATCAAGCATGTTATGAAGCTGAAGGAAGACAATGCCCACCTGAAGCAG GATGTCTCAAAACTGCGTGCATTGCTAGCCAAGGAAAAGCAAACCAACAAACatctccaggagcagctgtgtgCAGTACAGGGCATTAAGCGTTTTGATCCTTCCAAAGCTTTCCAGCATGACAGCAAGGAAAATATTCCTCCAAAAACACCTTTAAAAGAAG gcaataaaaacaaaatttga
- the HMMR gene encoding hyaluronan mediated motility receptor isoform X1, giving the protein MASARAPLRRHLHSDGSAARTPLQGSGNLKPSDGAGSLLSSEARQGLRKQKGETSLSSEKSAPTPVIARRLTSFGSTPANGIVKTKKDFMLMKEKKKQKTLEKEIRALVRERGEQDKKLRALDEDLVKIEAKLSAAVQEKTSLSANVACLKKQLLELTRSNELLKSKLSEDGVQKKMSSLCMELMKLRNMRDAKEKTALAKQENMEMKLQEVQRNLEHSKGKVAQLQEKLSATEREKSEEKSDTEKLLEYITELSSVAETAEKYKLDVAQMEETLSKREQDIEILRNTLKAKEEESCKLMKELDERCQLLQQEKEKELSEAKGQFLSMNTEIEDLKIKIDLVEQEHQKLLQKHEEVVSQLQQEKESSASMQQKLLEFEDEVTSERHLLEEELNGTMKELNKLHAKEKKAEKLVKRLEQEIKSQGLELRQMEEELKRKNVELEQIKAMHSSAVLKTQEEHSNTLQELGKTIAEFESYKKTSAEEICSFKLENSSLREEVANLKKVGQENLQLLQEAEYTKNKANEEYARMLLEVQTKLALTEAEAERTKESCLAQMTKLQEKLEEQTEDLKRELEAERSRKTISEDVTSSLEKEIKTWRKLYEDLHNKVKPFQQQLDAFEAEKNALLEEHGAAQEELNKLSDAYAKLLGHQNMKQKIKHVMKLKEDNAHLKQDVSKLRALLAKEKQTNKHLQEQLCAVQGIKRFDPSKAFQHDSKENIPPKTPLKEGNKNKI; this is encoded by the exons GTGAGACAAGTCTGAGCAGTGAAAAGAGTGCACCCACCCCAGTAATTGCAAGGAGACTCACATCTTTTGGATCAACA CCGGCTAATGGGATTGTGAAGACTAAAAAAGATTTTATGCttatgaaagagaaaaagaaacagaagacaCTGGAGAAGGAG ATTCGTGCATTGGTGAGAGAACGTGGAGAACAGGATAAAAAACTTCGAGCTCTGGATGAAGATCTTGTTAAGATTGAAGCAAAACTGAGTGCTGCAGTTCAGGAGAAAACCTCTCTTTCAGCAAATGTTGCATGCCTGAAAAAACAGCTTCTGGAGTTAACAAGAAGCAACGAACTACTAAAGTCAAAG CTGTCTGAAGATGGTGTGCAGAAGAAAATGAGCAGCCTGTGCATGGAGTTGATGAAGCTCAGAAACATGAGGGATGCTAAAGAAAAG actgCACTGGCAAAGcaggaaaacatggaaatgAAGCTGCAGGAAGTGCAAAGGAATCTAGAGCATTCAAAAGGAAAAGTAGCACAGTTACAAGAAAAATT GTCTGCTACTGAGAGAGAGAAATCTGAAGAAAAGTCTGACACTGAAAAACTCTTGGAATATATTACGGAGCTCAG TAGTGTTGCAGAAACAGCTGAGAAATACAAACTAGATGTTGCCCAGATGGAGGAGACACTGAGTAAGAGAGAGCAAGATATTGAGATCCTGAGGAATACCCTCaaagcaaaagaggaagagtCATGTAAACTGATGAAAGAACTTGATGAGAGGTGTCAATTGCTTCAACAAGAGAAAG AGAAAGAGTTGTCTGAGGCCAAAGGACAATTCCTAAGTATGAATACTGAAATAGAagatctaaaaataaaaattgatttgGTGGAACAAGAACACCAAAAACTCCTCCAGAAACATGAGGAGGTCGTGTCTCAGCTGCAGCAAGAGAAG GAGTCATCTGCATCAATGCAGCAGAAGTTACTAGAGTTTGAAGATGAAGTAACAAGTGAGAGACATCTTCTGGAAGAAGAGCTGAATGGTACCATGAAGGAGCTGAATAAATTGCACGCGAAGGAGAAGAAGGCTGAAAAGTTGGTGAAGCGACTGGAACAAGAAATCAAATCCCAAGGTCTTGAACTCAGACAAATGGAAGAAGAGTTGAAAAG aaagaatGTAGAGTTGGAGCAAATCAAGGCAATGCATAGCAGCGCTGTATTGAAAACCCAAGAAGAGCACAGCAATACACTGCAGGAACTTGGAAAGACTATTGCTGAATTTGAAAG CTACAAGAAAACATCAGCTGAAGAAATTTGCAGTTTTAAACTGGAGAATTCCTCTCTGCGAGAAGAAGTTGCCAACCTAAAAAAAGTAGGCCAAGAGAATCTGCAGTTGCTTCAAGAAGCAGAATACactaaaaacaaagcaaatgaaGAATATGCAAG GATGCTTTTAGAAGTCCAGACCAAGCTTGCATTAacagaagcagaagcagagagGACAAAAGAGTCGTGCCTTGCACAAATGACTAAACTTCAGGAGAAACTTGAAGAGCAAACTGAAGATCTGAAAAGAGAACTTGAAGCAGAGCGATCAAG GAAAACCATAAGTGAAGATGTGACCTCTAGCTTAGAGAAAGAGATCAAGACCTGGCGTAAACTGTATGAAGATTTACATAACAAAGTTAAGCCTTTTCAG CAACAATTAGATGCTTTTGAAGCAGAGAAGAATGCTCTCCTGGAGGAGCATGGGGCAGCCCAAGAAGAACTGAATAAACTGAGTGATGCATATGCTAAGCTACTTGGCCACCAGAACATGAAGCAAAAAATCAAGCATGTTATGAAGCTGAAGGAAGACAATGCCCACCTGAAGCAG GATGTCTCAAAACTGCGTGCATTGCTAGCCAAGGAAAAGCAAACCAACAAACatctccaggagcagctgtgtgCAGTACAGGGCATTAAGCGTTTTGATCCTTCCAAAGCTTTCCAGCATGACAGCAAGGAAAATATTCCTCCAAAAACACCTTTAAAAGAAG gcaataaaaacaaaatttga
- the MAT2B gene encoding methionine adenosyltransferase 2 subunit beta isoform X1, producing the protein MVGREKELRIRFVPGRCELVEEDVDIPSRRVLITGATGLLGRAVFKEFNENNWNTVGCGYRRAQPRFEHVNLLDCIAVHDIIHDFQPHVIVHCAAERRPDVVEGQPDAASQLNVAASANLAKEAAGVGAFLIYISTDYVFDGTSPPYKETDVPNPLNLYGKTKLEGEKAVLENNEETAVLRIPVLYGEVERLEESAVTVMFDKVQFSNKSANMDHWQQRFPTNVKDVAAVCRQLAEKRMLDPSIKGTFHWSGNEQMTKYEMACAIADAFNLPSSHLRPITDSPVVGALRPKNAQLDCSKLEMLGIGQRTPFRAGIRESLWPFLVDKRWRQTVFH; encoded by the exons atGGTGGGCCGGGAGAAGGAGCTCAGGATCCGCTTCGTGCCGGGACGCTGCGAGCTCGTGGAG GAAGATGTTGATATTCCCAGTAGGAGAGTTTTGATCACTGGTGCTACGGGACTTCTTGGCAGAGCTGTGTTTAAAGAATTCAATGAAAATAACTGGAACACAGTTGGTTGTGGATACAGGAGAGCTCAGCCCAGATTTGAACATGTTAATCTTCTGGACTGCATTGCAGTTCATGACATTATCCATGATTTTCAG CCTCATGTTATAGTGCACTGTGCTGCTGAGAGAAGGCCAGATGTTGTAGAAGGTCAACCAGATGCTGCTTCTCAGCTCAATGTGGCTGCTTCAGCAAACTTAGCAAAGGAGGCAG CTGGAGTTGGAGCATTTCTGATCTACATTAGTACAGACTATGTATTTGATGGAACAAGCCCTCCATATAAAGAGACTGATGTACCAAATCCCCTGAATTTATATGGTAAAACCAAACTGGAGGGTGAAAAGGCAGTTCTGGAAAACAATGAAG AAACTGCAGTGCTTAGGATTCCTGTCTTGTATGGAGAGGTGGAAAGACTGGAGGAAAGTGCTGTGACAGTTATGTTTGATAAAGTGCAGTTCAGTAATAAATCTGCCAACATGGACCACTGGCAGCAGAGATTTCCTACCAATGTCAAGGATGTAGCAGCTGTTTGCAGACAACTAGCAGAGAAGAGAATGCTG GACCCATCAATAAAAGGAACCTTTCACTGGTCTGGCAATGAGCAGATGACTAAATATGAGATGGCCTGTGCAATTGCAGATGCTTTCAACCTTCCCAGCAGCCACTTGAGACCA ATTACTGATAGTCCAGTTGTGGGTGCTCTTCGTCCAAAGAATGCTCAGCTGGACTGCTCCAAGTTGGAGATGCTGGGGATAGGTCAGAGAACACCATTTCGAGCTGGGATCAGAGAGTCACTTTGGCCTTTCCTTGTTGACAAGAGATGGAGACAGACAGTCTTCCATTAG
- the MAT2B gene encoding methionine adenosyltransferase 2 subunit beta isoform X2: MLLEMEQEDVDIPSRRVLITGATGLLGRAVFKEFNENNWNTVGCGYRRAQPRFEHVNLLDCIAVHDIIHDFQPHVIVHCAAERRPDVVEGQPDAASQLNVAASANLAKEAAGVGAFLIYISTDYVFDGTSPPYKETDVPNPLNLYGKTKLEGEKAVLENNEETAVLRIPVLYGEVERLEESAVTVMFDKVQFSNKSANMDHWQQRFPTNVKDVAAVCRQLAEKRMLDPSIKGTFHWSGNEQMTKYEMACAIADAFNLPSSHLRPITDSPVVGALRPKNAQLDCSKLEMLGIGQRTPFRAGIRESLWPFLVDKRWRQTVFH; this comes from the exons ATGCTGCTGGAAATGGAGCAG GAAGATGTTGATATTCCCAGTAGGAGAGTTTTGATCACTGGTGCTACGGGACTTCTTGGCAGAGCTGTGTTTAAAGAATTCAATGAAAATAACTGGAACACAGTTGGTTGTGGATACAGGAGAGCTCAGCCCAGATTTGAACATGTTAATCTTCTGGACTGCATTGCAGTTCATGACATTATCCATGATTTTCAG CCTCATGTTATAGTGCACTGTGCTGCTGAGAGAAGGCCAGATGTTGTAGAAGGTCAACCAGATGCTGCTTCTCAGCTCAATGTGGCTGCTTCAGCAAACTTAGCAAAGGAGGCAG CTGGAGTTGGAGCATTTCTGATCTACATTAGTACAGACTATGTATTTGATGGAACAAGCCCTCCATATAAAGAGACTGATGTACCAAATCCCCTGAATTTATATGGTAAAACCAAACTGGAGGGTGAAAAGGCAGTTCTGGAAAACAATGAAG AAACTGCAGTGCTTAGGATTCCTGTCTTGTATGGAGAGGTGGAAAGACTGGAGGAAAGTGCTGTGACAGTTATGTTTGATAAAGTGCAGTTCAGTAATAAATCTGCCAACATGGACCACTGGCAGCAGAGATTTCCTACCAATGTCAAGGATGTAGCAGCTGTTTGCAGACAACTAGCAGAGAAGAGAATGCTG GACCCATCAATAAAAGGAACCTTTCACTGGTCTGGCAATGAGCAGATGACTAAATATGAGATGGCCTGTGCAATTGCAGATGCTTTCAACCTTCCCAGCAGCCACTTGAGACCA ATTACTGATAGTCCAGTTGTGGGTGCTCTTCGTCCAAAGAATGCTCAGCTGGACTGCTCCAAGTTGGAGATGCTGGGGATAGGTCAGAGAACACCATTTCGAGCTGGGATCAGAGAGTCACTTTGGCCTTTCCTTGTTGACAAGAGATGGAGACAGACAGTCTTCCATTAG